The stretch of DNA ATTTATCAAGTCATCTGGCATACAACCTCCACGGTGCACTGTAGGTCCATACAGTGCCACACTTTTATTTTTGAGTTGATCTTATTATTTCATCTCAAATTGCACATTCATTAGGTTATGAACAAAGTTGATTTAATACTGTACATCACAAGTTTGGGCCAACCATCTTTGAACTCTTTCAGTGTGAAAATATTCCCCAAACGGCTATGCGCCACACCAAAAAAGCACTCAAGGTCCTCTGTTGATCCTGCACGTGGGTGTTCGGGATATCCAATTTCACTGTTCTGGCACCTCCTCATTTCCTGGCTTTCAATGTTTGCCGTAATTTCAATGACTACTTCTCTTGTGAACCCTCTGATGTATTCCACTGGTCtagaaacatgaaacaaatagCATAATGGCGGacaataatttgcataataGCAGAGAATTTGATCACCGCAATGACCAACACAGCTTCACTGAATAAACAGTTACATAAGTGAAGTTTTCGAGAAAGGTATTCCCAACACTCACAAGTTATCACAATGCTAATTTGCACCCATTAACTTGTTAAGATTAAGAAACAAAAATACCTGTTGATGTCTATCTTTGAGAAGTCATAATCATCCTTATGCCAGGGCATCCATTCATCAAGTAGGTAATTTAACATCTCGTAGTTGTATTGGCTTCTCTTCAACTGTGATATGCCCCTTCCGTCAGATGATTCATGCCACTGAGCAATCACCTTTACATACTGGTACTCGTTTTCGTAGCCCTTTCCTCTAAAGAAGTTGGCCACATGATAGGAAAGGAGTCTTTCTGCATCAACCACAGATTGCTTCCTTTTCCCTGCAAGTGCTGTGTAGGTAAGACCAGTATTGGGTGAACGCATAGCCTCCACAAATGCCTCAAAATTTAGATCTGGGTAGTTGCCATTCCGGGTACATGCTGCCACTCTCTTCAACACATGATTCTGGTCTCCACGTTCATGATGTGGGATACCAGTTACTGGATCAATTTCAGGGACATACAAATGCTGTGTAAAGTCAGCTCCAAATTCTTCAAAGAAGGATTTAACTGTCTTTTTGAATTCGTATGTTGCAACAATAGACCTCAGCATGTCAAGCATACTTTCTGGAGTGTCCCGTCTAAATGGCCAAGGGGTGTATCCAGAAGGAATTAATGTTCCACGAATATTGGCAATGGCATCTGGTAGGCTCAATCTATCTCTGACTTGCAGGTTGAATAAGCCAGTTATCAAGTCTCTTGGAATGGCATCATTGGGCCTTCTCACAATCGGTGTCCCATCTGGATTCACTGCAATATGAGTATTTACAATTAACCATCTATGTATTTTATAGTCATTTGTAATTTCTCAGAAATTGTTGGAAAAATATCTCGGCATTTGTGTACTCATAATAATGGAGCATGATATACATTGCATGTGCTATAAACTGAGCTTATCCCTCTTAAAGAGACAgtatttttctattgttctgtACTTAAATTTGGTTTACATTCTTATtcaagtatgtatgtattttttggcaatttttgcaaaacccaCCTGCTCCTATCGACCACAACGTGCATTGTCCTATGTCTCATAATAATCTAAACTAACCTACTTGACTGACTAATAGTAGAAGTAGATAATATGCAGCATGAGCAGAATATGTAAGACAAGAGTTTGCAATAATGTACCTCCTTGAAGTAACAGCATTTCCAGAATTTTCTGTTTGCCAAGTTTTGAGACACTACTCCTTGCATCATGGATCAGCTGCCAGATGTGCACGGATCTTATCTCACCACGAGTTCTCAATGTCACAAATTCACCATCAGACACTGTGCCTaggatttttaaaaattaactaGTCAACAACCAGACACCATCTCCCTCTCTGAACAAAGGGCAACCTTGGTCATCCTACACAGACATATTTACACAAACACACCGCTTCAGCTGAAGTTTGTTCACAGCTTAACAAAAATGGCTTCCATGACACAATCAGTAACTGAATGAACAGGGAAAAAATGGGTTTCTTTTATCATATGGGAGATCACTTTGTTATTTCCTCAATAATTTTGGTCAACTTATTCATATGTGATTAATACTTTCAGAATCCATTCCAAGTGGCACAATACAATTTGAATATCAACTCACCAACTACCTGAAGCCCTAACTGGACCATATTTTCCTTGAGAACTTTGGTAAAGTCACGGATGTACTGGTCTTTTAAACTGTAATATGGAATGTACTGGGTAGGAAGAGCATatggttttttgtttcttctttcatCTGATACCATTAATACCAACACGTGGGTTGCAGCGGGCtgcctttttttcttaaaaatgttTCTCAAGTACAAGGACATGTTACTCTCAGAGTCTTTCAAAACTGCAACCACAGGAGCAAGAGCGGGGTTATTTGGATTTAATTCTCCTAGAAGATCAGAAAGAATCTGTTGCCAGTTGTTGCTTTGTTCCAGTAGAACTTGAAACTCCACAACTTCCCAATTTAAACATCTCAGAGTTTCCTCCGATGTTGTCTGTTTTCGCATTTTTTCACGAAATAGGGTTGCAGCTTTTTCCAGACCACCCTTAAGAAACTCAATGTCTGCCTCTATGCAGTCAATCACTTTGGTAAGACTCTGCTGAAGATCACGGCAATTGGTGGCTTTTGAAGCATCTTTGAAGGCTGCACCTCTCTCTTCATATTCACGTCGTAGAGCTTGAAATTTGCCATCGCCAAGATCCACATCACCATTCCATTCCTTTCTCATAGATTCCAGTAGCGCAGGCTTAACATCAGTTCCATCCAGTTTGATCCAGAATCGTCCATCAGGATTAGCAGTCTTAAGTTCTTTTAAAGCTGCAACCTAGCGAACAAAAAGTTGTTTTAATTTTCGATTGCACTCTTTTTAATCCTCCTCAGCTTTACCACATATGGAGAGGCAATTTGTTTTCATGCTGGCAATAAAACAGTAGGCATTCAGGCATTTTCAAATAGGATATCATGAACCAACATGGAGGTTGGAAACATATCAGATTCACAATATGCAACATGAACACACTAGTAGAGAGTGGTAATGTTCAGGCATAAACTTGTATATACACAGTCACGTGAATGGGTTGCTTATCAATCGACTGTGGTGTGTATGTTTAACTACGGTTTATCAATAAAGGTACCTGAATTTCAGGTTTTCCAGTAAACAGTGAACGTTGATTTCTTGTGTTCTGTGTCCTTGTACTGATACAGGCTACGTTGACCTTTGCCTAAAGGAGAAAAACAATAATGATACTAACTCTAAAAACCTAAGTATTTAgaacttattaaaaaaaaaaaaacaataaatatacTTGAATCCAAAGAGTCTCTTATTTTGAATATCAATTGGTGTATTTTCCCACTAAATCACAAAGTATATTAATGGTGTAAATACTAAATAATTTTCATTATCATTCTGTTACAGTCTGCATGAAATACATACTGATAATGCAGTAATATTATCATTGCAGTTGTTGCATCTGGTACTATTGTAACAATTGTAATACTTATTGCAACAGCCAGACAGAAAAAGGAAATGGAttcattttaatatttcttttctATACCTTTTGAGGAACACCAATATCAGTCACTTCACAAGAACTCCACATAGGCCCCCTAAAAAGGCGTTTGAACTTGCCACCTCCAAACTCCGACTCCATGGTCTCTCTCCACATCCTAAAATCTTCAGGCTCTGAAATCtgatttacaataaaaagtaaaaagataaGAGCATAAGAATGAATTGAAATCAGGTGCTTATCTGAAATGttttaacaaatagattaaATGGGACCAAAGCAATAGTGCAAAATCACATGTTAAAACGCTGGGCTCATATAACTTCCTACAGGGCTTTGGGTGGGCTTAAtaaatgggggagggggggggctgCTTATATCAAGCGGGACATGTTAgcagaataaaaacaattatcagAATGACAAGGTGAAACATATTTGAGAAACGGATTAAAGATAACATGCCATTATGTCTGGAGCTATAACCCCATTACCCTATAACTTTCGATTAaaaattttgctgtttgtaacaaagaaacgcaaaaagaaaaatatgtttgttGTCAAAATAGAAGGTCTTATATCCttggggcgggggggggggggtggtgctTCTACACTATCATATTACCATTGTGTCAATATTAAACATGTTCAccttacaaaacaaaaaaggaaacaaaaacctCACAGTAAAAAATGACCTGACAAATATGTGTCGCATTAAAGAATTCCAGCTGATATTGAATCAGTCCAAAGGGCATACGATCCAGAGGCAAAATGGGTGTTTTTCCATCCTCTTTCTTGTCGGCGATGCATCGACACAAAAAATACACCACATTTGGTTTATCGTGAGCCTCCAATTCACACATAGCCCTGCAAGCAGTGTCAAGGAACCCCTTCACATTCCAAGAAAGGCCAGTCTTGGATGCAACACTGCTCACAAGACTGTCAGCGACACTGAGCAGAGCATCCCGAGAAGCTATCTTGGACAACGAGGACAGGAACTCAGTCACATCAGACACACACAGGCTAGGAAGAACTTTTGGCAACAGTTTCAGTAAAGTGGACTTGAGTATTGGCAATGCCAGCTTTTCCATGATGTGGGTAGCAAGCACTGACAACTGACAACCTGTTAACTTTTTAACCAGATCCATGACTTTTTCTGGAATACCAGCAAGGGGAACTTGGTTTTCTTTTTGAGCTTCTGGGCCTGCCAGGTATGCATCGATTGTAATGCCATATGCATCCTCTGCCTCTTCAacagttttgaatttctttcgCAAATGATTTACCACTCTTTGCCGTATTGACTGTGCTGTGAAGAGAATAATTTACATTTAATGTTCAGTTATTGTACCCAGTTATTATCAATGCATCAGAGGAGGGGTGATTTCATGAAACTCAAGATGCTTAGACTAAAAAGAACTTCTCACTTCTGGGGAATacaatcaatttttttcaacaaatcctttccatttaaaaatttacactggtttaaaaaaaattcaaacaaaaataatttaaaccaTAACATATAAATGTGTGTACAGCTGTATGTCTCTATGTATGTCTGTATGCCACAGCTATAAAAGAGACAATAAACTGTTACCTCAAGGCAAACATAATCAACCCAAAGATATTTAACAATGAATCTTAGCTATGCTACATAAGCTTGTGTACATTTACCTTTGCGAAGGTACTGAACACCAGTTGAAGATTTCATGTATCTTGCAGCCAAACTCCAGTATTCGGCTTCTGATCTCATGGCTGGCCACTCGTTGTCTGTGGCCTGTTCATCTTTGTGCATGGCAATGAACTGAACTGTAGCCCGGTCTTCGGCGTCAGACCAAGGGTACTTCTTTACGAGGCATTTCCGAGGAGATCGAGAGGTAACAACAATACTTCTTTGCAGCACTCCCCTGATACATGGCGAAGGCGACTAGTACAATATGGATCATAAACACATAAAAAATATCTAAGCATAAAAAATATTAACGTGTGCTCAAGAGTATATGCAAAAAGCTCACCTTGTTAGTCTGTTCTACTGAATCGTAATCGAGAGATTTCCTCGAACTAATATGCTCTTGAATGTGCCCTCTGGGCCTATTCCTTTTCTTCTCATTTGGCGTTTGGCCGGTCGTTAAGTGGCatctcttgttttcttttctaggAGTAGCCATCACTAGGAAAGAGTGAAGACCCATTTTTACTTCTACTGTTACTGTAAAAGTGGAACAACGCAATTTTTCAACTTAAAAAGAAAGCGACAGCCTTGTCATTAGTTCAACAGAACGTCACGCTACCAGCGCGCCATTTAATATTGAATACATTACACAGCTCGTTGAGCACCAACAAAGGGATTTTCAATTGCTTCAAACGCAGACAATACGAAGCGACCTTAGGCGACCTTGGCATTCATCTCATTCATAATTTATTCTTCTTTGACGTCATATTGTTTTTACGGCAAAGACTCCACGTTAAACTAAAGTGAGCGGGTTTTTTTGATAAGCTTTATTGATGAAAAATAACGCGCCAACCGTTTCAAATGAATTCATCAAAGATATGCGGGATTTCGAGTGTTGCAAACCTTTTCATTGCCACCAAAATTAGATAGCAAAAAAGAAGACAACGGAAAGAAATTCATCTTACCTTTTTCCGTTCCATGGCACCAAATTCCACAAGAAAACACAAGGCCAAAAATCTCGAAAATTCCGCTCCACGCTAAAAAGTAATCGAATACGTGGCAAAATGACTCACACCCGCTACGCAAAGCAGTATGGGAAGAGCCTCCAATCCTCCTTGGTGAACACGACCAGTTCTGAAGTGCTTATTCaattgattaatttttttttaagattcctCTCACTCTATCGGGATATTGAAATCACCTACCTTCTAGCATGAAAAATATGTCTGTTTCCACGCAGAACGATGAATGTCGCTGAAATACGGCCGATGATTTAGCTACTGTGAAATGAACATCGTGAGGCGCGCTATCGCTAATTAAGTTTATTCATTTGGTCATCTGACATTGTGCAAATACTGTTTATTGATGGCTCGGAAGTAGGGTgtagttggggggggggggggggggagatgtCCGCCTGCTCTACAGCAAAACGTAACTGCAGCAACTTTCCATGAGGGggaaaaataaagttttgcaAAACTCTAACGCAAGTTGTTTTGCAAGTTTTCACAATGCTGCCTTGAAATTGACAGTTCGTAGTCCGCAGTCCACAGTCAGCGATCTTCCTCTTATACTGACTGGATTTGAAATAGATCCCCATACCAACTTTACGGTGTCATATCATCGTCACTGATATTAAACCCGCAGTTCTTCCAACACATACGTCTAAAATATATTACCATAActgttaaacctaaaaattggTTTCTTTGACATAGAAATGTAGATT from Montipora capricornis isolate CH-2021 chromosome 9, ASM3666992v2, whole genome shotgun sequence encodes:
- the LOC138016087 gene encoding uncharacterized protein isoform X1, encoding MDLVKKLTGCQLSVLATHIMEKLALPILKSTLLKLLPKVLPSLCVSDVTEFLSSLSKIASRDALLSVADSLVSSVASKTGLSWNVKGFLDTACRAMCELEAHDKPNVVYFLCRCIADKKEDGKTPILPLDRMPFGLIQYQLEFFNATHICQISEPEDFRMWRETMESEFGGGKFKRLFRGPMWSSCEVTDIGVPQKAKVNVACISTRTQNTRNQRSLFTGKPEIQVAALKELKTANPDGRFWIKLDGTDVKPALLESMRKEWNGDVDLGDGKFQALRREYEERGAAFKDASKATNCRDLQQSLTKVIDCIEADIEFLKGGLEKAATLFREKMRKQTTSEETLRCLNWEVVEFQVLLEQSNNWQQILSDLLGELNPNNPALAPVVAVLKDSESNMSLYLRNIFKKKRQPAATHVLVLMVSDERRNKKPYALPTQYIPYYSLKDQYIRDFTKVLKENMVQLGLQVVGTVSDGEFVTLRTRGEIRSVHIWQLIHDARSSVSKLGKQKILEMLLLQGGTLLQTLVLHILLMLHIIYFYY
- the LOC138016088 gene encoding uncharacterized protein isoform X1; its protein translation is MLDMLRSIVATYEFKKTVKSFFEEFGADFTQHLYVPEIDPVTGIPHHERGDQNHVLKRVAACTRNGNYPDLNFEAFVEAMRSPNTGLTYTALAGKRKQSVVDAERLLSYHVANFFRGKGYENEYQYVKVIAQWHESSDGRGISQLKRSQYNYEMLNYLLDEWMPWHKDDYDFSKIDINRPVEYIRGFTREVVIEITANIESQEMRRCQNSEIGYPEHPRAGSTEDLECFFGVAHSRLGNIFTLKEFKDGWPKLVMENSKRLSCETLPFYYWTENDRFKEGHLDSFDVIPGQVDNEQGDESAEEDGPANPLRLHRLMRNQRESVAHFVSGRAFLPARNDRTVRQQHHRPRSGVPPPSGFLFSIEEENE
- the LOC138016087 gene encoding uncharacterized protein isoform X2, encoding MDLVKKLTGCQLSVLATHIMEKLALPILKSTLLKLLPKVLPSLCVSDVTEFLSSLSKIASRDALLSVADSLVSSVASKTGLSWNVKGFLDTACRAMCELEAHDKPNVVYFLCRCIADKKEDGKTPILPLDRMPFGLIQYQLEFFNATHICQISEPEDFRMWRETMESEFGGGKFKRLFRGPMWSSCEVTDIGVPQKAKVNVACISTRTQNTRNQRSLFTGKPEIQVAALKELKTANPDGRFWIKLDGTDVKPALLESMRKEWNGDVDLGDGKFQALRREYEERGAAFKDASKATNCRDLQQSLTKVIDCIEADIEFLKGGLEKAATLFREKMRKQTTSEETLRCLNWEVVEFQVLLEQSNNWQQILSDLLGELNPNNPALAPVVAVLKDSESNMSLYLRNIFKKKRQPAATHVLVLMVSDERRNKKPYALPTQYIPYYSLKDQYIRDFTKVLKENMVQLGLQAQCLMVNL
- the LOC138016090 gene encoding uncharacterized protein, which gives rise to MATPRKENKRCHLTTGQTPNEKKRNRPRGHIQEHISSRKSLDYDSVEQTNKSPSPCIRGVLQRSIVVTSRSPRKCLVKKYPWSDAEDRATVQFIAMHKDEQATDNEWPAMRSEAEYWSLAARYMKSSTGVQYLRKAVAYRHT
- the LOC138016088 gene encoding uncharacterized protein isoform X2 is translated as MLDMLRSIVATYEFKKTVKSFFEEFGADFTQHLYVPEIDPVTGIPHHERGDQNHVLKRVAACTRNGNYPDLNFEAFVEAMRSPNTGLTYTALAGKRKQSVVDAERLLSYHVANFFRGKGYENEYQYVKVIAQWHESSDGRGISQLKRSQYNYEMLNYLLDEWMPWHKDDYDFSKIDINRPVEYIRGFTREVVIEITANIESQEMRRCQNSEIGYPEHPRAGSTEDLECFFGVAHSRLGNIFTLKEFKDGRIPSA